Part of the Thiohalophilus sp. genome is shown below.
GATGCGCAGCATGCGGCGCAGGGGTTCGGCGGCGCCCCACAGCAGCTGGTCGCCGACGGTGAAGGCGGACAGGTAGTCGTTACCCATGCTCAGTTTACGCAGGCGCCCGACCGGCACGTGCATCTTGCCGGTGACACTGGCCGGACTCAGCGCCTGCATGCTGGCGTCCTTATCGTTGGGAATGACTTTCACCCAGTCGTTGGCCTGCGCCAGGATGTCGCTGATTTCATCCAGCGGGACATCTTTATTCAGCTTGATGGTCAGCGCCTGGCTGTGACAGCGCATGGCGCCGATGCGCACGCAGATGCCGTCGATCGGGATCGGCCGGTCGCTACGCCCGAGGATCTTGTTGGACTCGACCTGGGCCTTCCACTCTTCCTTGGTCTGGCCACTGTCGAGCGGTTTGTCGATCCAGGGGATCAGGCTGCCGGCCAGGGGCACACCCCACTGGTCGACCGGGTAGTCCTTGCTGCGGATGAACTCGGCCACCTGGCGATCGATATCCAGGATGGCGGTGGCCGGATCGGCGTTGAGTTCCCTGACCGACTCGTTGATGGCACCCATCTGCCGGATCAGCTCGCGCATGTGCTGCGCACCGGAGCCGGAGGCGGCCTGATAGGTCATGGGCGAGATCCATTCGACCAGGTTCCGGTCGAACAGGCCGCCAACGGCCATCAGCATCAGGCTGACGGTACAGTTGCCGCCCACGTAGGTCTTGATCCCCTTGTCCAGTCCCGCCTCGATGACGGATTTGTTGACCGGGTCCAGCACGATGATGCTGTCGTCCTGCATGCGCAGGGTGGAAGCCGCGTCGATCCAGTAACCGTCCCAGCCCGCCTTGCGCAGTGCGGGATAGACCTTCCCGGTATAGTCGCCGCCCT
Proteins encoded:
- the asd gene encoding aspartate-semialdehyde dehydrogenase, with translation MKRTGLIGWRGMVGSVLMQRMREENDFDHIEPVFFSTSQTGQPGPDIGKDVPPLKDANDIDELKQMEVIISCQGGDYTGKVYPALRKAGWDGYWIDAASTLRMQDDSIIVLDPVNKSVIEAGLDKGIKTYVGGNCTVSLMLMAVGGLFDRNLVEWISPMTYQAASGSGAQHMRELIRQMGAINESVRELNADPATAILDIDRQVAEFIRSKDYPVDQWGVPLAGSLIPWIDKPLDSGQTKEEWKAQVESNKILGRSDRPIPIDGICVRIGAMRCHSQALTIKLNKDVPLDEISDILAQANDWVKVIPNDKDASMQALSPASVTGKMHVPVGRLRKLSMGNDYLSAFTVGDQLLWGAAEPLRRMLRILLEH